Proteins encoded together in one Dermacentor variabilis isolate Ectoservices chromosome 2, ASM5094787v1, whole genome shotgun sequence window:
- the LOC142570975 gene encoding uncharacterized protein LOC142570975 produces MAHTAHLSTSQAIFAFLLLLCPCTAYSEYDPSQPLLLSSKATIYQQTGNYLRIDPLQLLRPAFCAPSSSTVSSHRSGNLSGCPSVSPFSWHGSSIWSTMAHTAHLSTSQAIFAFLLLLCPCTAYSEYDPSQPLLLSSKATIYQQTGNYLRIDPLQLLRPAFCAPSSSTVSSHRSGNLSGCPSVSPFSWHGSSIWSTMAHTAHLSTSQAIFAFLLLLCPCTAYSEYDPSQPLLLSSKATIYQQTGNYLRIDPLQLLRPAFCAPSSSTVSSHRSGNLSGCPSVSPFSWHGSSIWSTMAHTAHLSTSQVCKNVSLYAKKSDDPFLLLLPCQQVLCEIVADCFSMALLLLCSGDVETNPGPTTRTEALLELQNLPSNPSEQTEVLFRLLKDLQARSVQSAKGQAELVNDVKAIKVGQKNIETKMECIQKRLDNLEEKTNVLDHLHDEMTGIQASAQAQTTRLDSLLMRVDELEDRSRRNNLIFHGIRDSRESWEQSESRIREALTGVIDSLPDTAIERAHRISHYTPNKCRPIVVKFTNTKIKDKVLSMRAQLKEKGISTSEDFSPATRHVRKKLIEYAKSQPQPCPFQLRYTKLIMNKKQFVYDPATDTVNEHAPYEPRDNGGHPNSQHVPS; encoded by the coding sequence ATGGCTCATACAGCGCACCTTTCGACTTCGCAGGCGATCTTCgcgttcctgctgctgctgtgtccgtgCACAGCGTATTCGGAGTATGACCCTTCGCAACCACTACTACTATCAAGCAAGGCCACAATCTACCAGCAGACCGGCAACTATCTCCGCATCGACCCACTACAACTACTGCGCCCAGCCTTCTGCGCACCATCATCGTCAACCGTGTCGTCACATCGCAGTGGCAACTTAAGCGGCTGTCCGAGTGTCAGTCCGTTTAGTTGGCACGGAAGCAGCATTTGGAGCACCATGGCTCATACAGCGCACCTTTCGACTTCGCAGGCGATCTTCgcgttcctgctgctgctgtgtccgtgCACAGCGTATTCGGAGTATGACCCTTCGCAACCACTACTACTATCAAGCAAGGCCACAATCTACCAGCAGACCGGCAACTATCTCCGCATCGACCCACTACAACTACTGCGCCCAGCCTTCTGCGCACCATCATCGTCAACCGTGTCGTCACATCGCAGTGGCAACTTAAGCGGCTGTCCGAGTGTCAGTCCGTTTAGTTGGCACGGAAGCAGCATTTGGAGCACCATGGCTCATACAGCGCACCTTTCGACTTCGCAGGCGATCTTCgcgttcctgctgctgctgtgtccgtgCACAGCGTATTCGGAGTATGACCCTTCGCAACCACTACTACTATCAAGCAAGGCCACAATCTACCAGCAGACCGGCAACTATCTCCGCATCGACCCACTACAACTACTGCGCCCAGCCTTCTGCGCACCATCATCGTCAACCGTGTCGTCACATCGCAGTGGCAACTTAAGCGGCTGTCCGAGTGTCAGTCCGTTTAGTTGGCACGGAAGCAGCATTTGGAGCACCATGGCTCATACAGCGCACCTTTCGACTTCGCAGGTCTGTAAAAACGTTTCGCTTTATGCTAAGAAAAGTGACGACCCATTTTTGCTATTGCTTCCGTGCCAACAAGTGCTCTGTGAAATTGTCGCAGATTGTTTCTCTATGGCGTTGCTGTTATTGTGCTCGGGTGACGTGGAAACTAATCCCGGTCCTACTACGCGTACTGAGGCATTACTCGAGCTGCAGAATTTGCCATCAAATCCTTCTGAGCAGACGGAAGTTCTTTTCCGGCTGTTAAAAGACCTTCAGGCTCGTTCTGTACAATCTGCTAAGGGTCAGGCCGAGTTGGTTAACGACGTCAAGGCTATTAAGGTTGGTCAAAAGAACATCGAGACAAAAATGGAATGTATCCAGAAAAGATTAGAcaaccttgaagaaaaaacaaatgttttAGACCATCTCCACGATGAAATGACTGGCATTCAGGCGTCCGCTCAAGCCCAAACAACTCGGCTAGACTCTTTACTAATGCGCGTTGACGAACTTGAGGACAGATCGCGACGCAACAACCTCATATTTCATGGCATCCGTGACTCTCGGGAATCGTGGGAACAGTCCGAATCACGCATAAGAGAAGCACTAACCGGTGTAATCGACAGCCTGCCTGATACGGCAATCGAACGTGCTCATCGCATTAGTCACTACACGCCTAATAAGTGTCGCCCAATTGTAGTTAAATTCACCAAcacgaaaataaaagacaaagtacTTTCTATGCGCGCACAGCTGAAAGAAAAGGGCATTTCTACCTCCGAAGATTTTTCGCCCGCCACCCGTCACGTCCGTAAAAAACTAATTGAGTACGCTAAAAGCCAGCCCCAACCATGCCCTTTCCAGTTAAGGTACACCAAACTAATAATGAATAAAAAACAGTTCGTCTATGACCCGGCAACAGACACCGTCAACGAGCATGCGCCATATGAACCACGAGATAACGGCGGGCATCCAAATTCCCAGCACGTGCCCAGTTAG